In Kordiimonas sp. SCSIO 12610, the following are encoded in one genomic region:
- a CDS encoding threonine synthase, translated as MKQYQTFVTNLECGLTGEDDYEAGKVHGLSRAGRPLLVRYDLDGIKNTVSRDEVWSRPGGFWKWRELLPVTKTENVVHLGEVDTPLLNCPNLAQDLGVSGEIIIKDEGRLPTGSFKARGLALAVAMAKEFGIKRLAMPTNGNAGAAMAAYATFAGMESYIFCPDDTPDANVREIALQGGKVWRVNGLINDCGKIVGEGKEAMGWFDVSTLKEPYRIEGKKTMGLELAAQLGWDVPDAIFYPTGGGTGLIGMWKAFDELEKLGWIGSKRPKMIAVQSTGCAPIVKAFDEGAKHAELWQDAHTFAAGIRVPVAVGDHLILDAVRQSNGFAVAVDDDKIEDARTEIGTREGILVCPEGAATYAAYKAALSDGRVSKTDRVVLYNCGNGLKYPMQENSKTLDRHQPIDYKAMIEQ; from the coding sequence ATGAAACAATATCAGACTTTTGTAACAAATTTAGAATGTGGTCTTACAGGTGAAGACGACTATGAGGCGGGGAAAGTGCATGGCCTGTCCCGTGCCGGGCGACCATTATTGGTTCGATATGATTTAGACGGTATCAAAAATACGGTTAGCCGTGATGAAGTCTGGTCTCGCCCCGGAGGATTTTGGAAATGGCGCGAACTTTTACCTGTTACAAAAACTGAGAATGTCGTTCACCTCGGCGAAGTGGACACACCGCTTTTGAACTGCCCAAACCTAGCTCAAGACTTGGGTGTTTCGGGTGAAATAATTATCAAGGATGAAGGGCGTTTACCTACAGGCAGTTTTAAGGCACGGGGCCTCGCACTTGCTGTCGCAATGGCAAAAGAATTTGGTATCAAACGCCTCGCCATGCCAACCAACGGTAATGCGGGTGCAGCGATGGCGGCTTATGCAACGTTTGCAGGGATGGAGAGTTATATTTTCTGCCCGGATGATACACCTGATGCCAACGTGCGTGAAATTGCCCTTCAAGGGGGTAAGGTATGGCGCGTTAACGGCCTGATTAATGATTGCGGCAAGATTGTTGGAGAAGGTAAGGAAGCGATGGGATGGTTTGATGTTTCAACATTGAAAGAGCCGTACCGAATTGAAGGTAAAAAAACCATGGGGCTGGAGCTTGCAGCGCAGCTGGGTTGGGATGTTCCGGATGCGATTTTCTATCCGACCGGCGGTGGTACTGGCCTGATCGGTATGTGGAAAGCCTTTGATGAACTTGAAAAGCTAGGTTGGATTGGCTCCAAACGGCCGAAAATGATTGCAGTGCAGTCAACGGGATGTGCGCCGATTGTTAAGGCCTTTGATGAAGGGGCGAAGCACGCTGAATTATGGCAGGATGCCCATACTTTTGCCGCAGGGATCCGGGTTCCTGTTGCAGTTGGTGATCACTTGATTTTGGATGCTGTTAGGCAATCAAACGGTTTCGCTGTTGCTGTAGATGATGACAAAATCGAAGACGCACGCACTGAGATCGGAACTCGGGAAGGTATTCTTGTATGCCCTGAAGGTGCTGCAACATATGCGGCATATAAGGCTGCCCTCTCTGATGGGCGCGTATCCAAGACAGATAGGGTTGTGCTATATAATTGTGGTAATGGACTTAAGTATCCTATGCAGGAAAATTCTAAGACACTCGACCGTCATCAACCAATCGATTATAAGGCAATGATCGAACAATAA
- a CDS encoding HNH endonuclease: MEQRCALCDRILGEKIEMHHLVPKSQGGKETVPLHPICHRKIHTTFKEKTLARNFATIDCLRNDQEIQRFIAWLEGKPPDFFKRTSQTQKR; encoded by the coding sequence ATGGAACAAAGATGTGCGTTGTGTGACCGTATCCTGGGCGAGAAAATTGAGATGCATCACCTAGTTCCAAAATCACAAGGTGGTAAGGAAACAGTCCCTCTTCATCCCATCTGTCACCGTAAAATACACACGACCTTCAAAGAAAAAACGCTTGCCCGTAATTTCGCCACAATTGATTGTTTGCGTAATGATCAAGAAATACAGCGTTTTATTGCGTGGTTAGAGGGTAAACCACCAGACTTCTTCAAACGAACAAGTCAAACCCAGAAACGTTAA
- a CDS encoding alpha/beta fold hydrolase, giving the protein MWPAPISYQEWKNRGDYYLWNGHKVFYRVIDKPDSEAQESLALEKSSSDKPVLLLIHGFPTAGWDWCWVTDTLCQYFTLIVPDLLDYGLSENQYKRTCSILDQAAMLEALMRELGFDKAHILAHDVGDTVAQELFAHQQARNLDFRILSSVFLNGGMLPDLHRPRPAQLALAGKLGWLWARLVKREKMLAGFADVFGSNTRPEGEFLNEFWPVMKGENGRSSFARRIRYMLERKQYADRWVGALKGTTVPLILINGTADPVSGGHAADGFEKRIPNATVKRLDGIGHYPQIEAPDDVLNHILAFHNLDASPDKA; this is encoded by the coding sequence ATGTGGCCAGCACCAATTAGTTACCAAGAATGGAAAAATCGCGGCGATTATTACCTGTGGAATGGTCATAAGGTTTTTTACCGTGTGATAGACAAACCCGATTCTGAGGCACAAGAAAGCCTGGCACTGGAGAAAAGCTCTTCTGATAAACCCGTTTTGCTTCTCATCCATGGTTTTCCAACTGCCGGGTGGGATTGGTGCTGGGTTACGGACACTCTTTGTCAGTATTTCACGCTCATTGTCCCTGACTTGCTGGACTATGGCCTTAGTGAGAACCAGTATAAACGAACCTGCTCGATATTGGATCAAGCTGCAATGTTAGAGGCCTTGATGCGTGAACTAGGCTTTGATAAAGCGCACATATTAGCCCATGATGTTGGTGATACAGTTGCACAAGAATTGTTTGCACACCAACAAGCACGAAATTTGGATTTTCGTATTTTATCCTCGGTATTTTTAAATGGTGGCATGTTACCAGACCTTCACAGACCGCGCCCCGCCCAACTCGCACTCGCTGGCAAATTAGGCTGGCTGTGGGCACGATTGGTCAAGCGCGAAAAAATGCTGGCCGGATTCGCTGATGTCTTTGGAAGCAACACCAGACCGGAAGGTGAATTTTTAAACGAATTTTGGCCAGTCATGAAAGGTGAGAATGGCCGCTCTTCGTTTGCAAGGCGCATTCGGTATATGTTGGAACGGAAACAATATGCAGACCGATGGGTTGGTGCATTAAAGGGCACAACGGTACCCCTGATATTGATTAATGGGACTGCTGACCCGGTATCCGGCGGGCACGCCGCTGACGGATTTGAAAAAAGAATCCCCAATGCAACTGTTAAACGCTTGGACGGGATTGGCCATTACCCACAGATTGAAGCACCGGACGATGTTCTAAACCATATTCTCGCGTTCCATAACCTTGACGCATCCCCCGATAAGGCGTAA
- a CDS encoding MFS transporter encodes MTNANNNDDESIQETTSLNAALAAFFLIVTGTILALAGIDLILPTVPDFPAIFSTSTVKAQYVLAVFVAGTCAGLFLFASISKHFERRTLFAGSLLAYALFSAAAAYASSIDILIIIRFLQGAASSGASVLAPGLIRKLFSTTGAIRAASAMGSIESLVPAFAPILGAWLYSQYGWTSSFSLTAILTSLVAIFVIVKADIFPKGKPRRHHGSIGYIGLLKHGTYIRYSLGHALILGGLLVFVFSAPTVIKNSMGGSIDDFIFMQIVGIITFISVSNLSGWLAAHLNVEKIIWVGSFVSVAGCSILTAYAIWGRNDPDDLKYMFWVLNVGLGIRGGPGFVRALMAAGENDEKSSALMILGIFGVTSIGTAIVAPFLEHGLIASALGALLITAPTLILMALLPEYKEEH; translated from the coding sequence TTGACAAACGCAAACAATAATGATGATGAAAGCATTCAGGAAACAACTTCTTTAAATGCAGCACTTGCAGCATTTTTCCTCATTGTTACAGGAACAATACTCGCACTTGCGGGAATTGACCTGATATTGCCAACAGTTCCTGACTTCCCGGCAATATTCTCAACCTCAACTGTCAAAGCACAATATGTGCTGGCGGTTTTCGTTGCGGGCACATGTGCAGGCCTTTTTTTGTTTGCCTCAATATCCAAACATTTTGAACGAAGAACATTATTCGCAGGTTCATTACTGGCATATGCTTTATTTTCAGCGGCAGCAGCTTATGCTAGCTCGATTGATATCCTTATTATTATTCGTTTCCTACAGGGCGCTGCATCAAGTGGTGCTTCAGTGCTCGCGCCTGGCCTGATTAGAAAACTGTTTTCCACCACAGGCGCTATTCGTGCAGCGAGCGCGATGGGAAGCATCGAATCGTTAGTGCCCGCATTTGCACCCATATTGGGCGCGTGGCTATATAGCCAATATGGATGGACAAGCTCGTTCTCGCTCACCGCTATTCTAACCAGCTTGGTTGCTATCTTTGTGATCGTAAAGGCTGATATTTTTCCAAAAGGAAAGCCCAGAAGACATCACGGCTCTATAGGATATATTGGGCTACTCAAACACGGCACGTATATACGCTACTCACTTGGTCATGCCCTTATTCTCGGCGGATTACTTGTATTTGTGTTCAGTGCACCAACCGTAATCAAGAACTCAATGGGCGGCAGCATTGATGATTTCATCTTCATGCAGATCGTTGGGATCATTACATTCATATCGGTTTCCAATCTATCCGGTTGGCTAGCCGCTCATTTAAATGTGGAGAAGATCATTTGGGTCGGTTCTTTTGTGTCTGTCGCTGGATGTAGTATTTTAACAGCATACGCAATTTGGGGGCGCAATGATCCTGATGATCTTAAATACATGTTTTGGGTTCTGAATGTAGGCTTGGGCATCAGAGGCGGACCGGGTTTTGTCCGAGCCCTAATGGCCGCTGGCGAAAATGATGAAAAATCATCTGCTTTGATGATCCTCGGCATTTTCGGGGTTACATCGATAGGCACCGCAATTGTAGCACCATTTCTGGAGCATGGTTTGATTGCGAGTGCATTGGGCGCATTATTGATTACTGCGCCCACACTAATTTTGATGGCGTTACTTCCTGAATATAAAGAAGAACATTAG
- a CDS encoding mechanosensitive ion channel family protein: MVDDVGKQVIAWLNEIWLWLNVNFFEPERLIEIAVLIIAFFLARIITRWTHKSATRIIKTYRDTESDRKPVGFSQHRIDWAGVGRRFLQPLLSGAIALFFLWSGRFALEPFLTNIYLLPIATSLLTAWIVIRLAVGLIENREFARVVAIFAWALAALNIVGLLDPVIDILDGARFSLGEVNISVLDVIVGVLSFVFFMWLALALSRLIETRIKAISSLPPSAAVLISKSGRIILLAIAFLISLNATGIDLTALAVFGGALGVGIGFGLQKVVGNFISGIILLIDRSIKPGDVIETAGTYGRINKLAARYTSVITRDGTEFLIPNEDMITQPVVNWSHSHKLVRRRIPVQVSYQSDIKKAMSLMVDAASEEQRILANPAPKTLLKGFGADGVDLELRMWIQDPQDGVSNIASDVMIRIWDKFLDNDIEFPYPQRVVHLKTDVPSGEMPNS, from the coding sequence ATGGTTGATGATGTCGGTAAACAAGTCATTGCTTGGCTGAATGAAATTTGGCTGTGGTTGAATGTGAATTTCTTTGAGCCTGAGCGGCTCATTGAAATCGCTGTACTGATTATCGCCTTCTTTCTTGCACGCATCATTACGCGCTGGACCCACAAAAGCGCCACTCGTATTATCAAGACATACAGAGATACAGAAAGCGATAGAAAACCAGTTGGGTTTAGCCAGCATCGAATAGATTGGGCTGGCGTTGGGCGTCGGTTTCTTCAGCCCCTTCTTTCTGGTGCAATCGCACTGTTTTTCCTATGGAGCGGCAGGTTTGCGCTAGAACCTTTCCTGACCAATATCTATCTGCTGCCAATTGCGACTAGTCTTTTAACCGCTTGGATTGTGATAAGATTAGCGGTTGGCCTGATCGAAAATCGTGAATTTGCAAGGGTTGTCGCTATTTTCGCTTGGGCACTCGCTGCGCTCAATATTGTTGGGCTACTTGATCCTGTTATCGATATATTGGACGGCGCACGCTTCTCTTTGGGTGAAGTGAACATTTCTGTCCTTGATGTAATTGTTGGTGTTTTAAGTTTCGTATTCTTTATGTGGTTGGCCTTGGCGTTATCACGACTCATAGAGACTCGAATAAAAGCCATTAGCTCGCTTCCGCCCAGTGCCGCTGTTCTTATATCTAAATCGGGCCGAATCATTCTCTTGGCCATTGCATTCCTGATTTCCTTGAATGCAACGGGAATTGATCTGACGGCACTTGCCGTATTTGGTGGTGCCCTTGGTGTCGGTATTGGATTTGGTCTTCAAAAGGTTGTGGGGAATTTCATATCGGGAATTATCCTTTTGATCGATCGGTCAATCAAGCCGGGTGATGTGATTGAAACTGCTGGAACCTATGGGCGAATCAATAAATTGGCTGCTCGTTACACATCCGTAATAACAAGAGACGGCACTGAATTTTTAATCCCGAACGAGGACATGATTACGCAGCCGGTAGTGAATTGGTCACACTCTCACAAGCTGGTTCGTCGAAGAATTCCGGTGCAGGTATCATACCAAAGCGATATCAAAAAGGCGATGAGTTTGATGGTTGACGCAGCCTCAGAGGAGCAGCGTATTTTGGCTAATCCTGCACCTAAAACCTTGTTGAAAGGGTTTGGTGCTGATGGTGTGGATCTGGAACTTCGTATGTGGATTCAGGACCCGCAGGATGGTGTCTCAAATATTGCTAGTGATGTTATGATCAGGATATGGGATAAATTTTTGGATAACGATATCGAGTTTCCATATCCGCAGCGTGTTGTACATTTGAAAACAGATGTGCCATCAGGAGAAATGCCGAATTCATAA
- a CDS encoding nucleoside deaminase, giving the protein MIDQFPFMHLALDEARAAASRGEVPVGAVVVSSSGEVLAKAGNRVVETCDPTAHAEILAIRAAAKKFGSERLEGCDLHVTLEPCAMCAQAIAFARIRRIYFGADDPKGGGVTVGARIFNQPTTHHKPEIYGGICEAEASEILKDFFASKR; this is encoded by the coding sequence ATGATTGATCAGTTTCCATTCATGCATCTTGCCCTTGATGAAGCGCGTGCTGCTGCGAGCCGCGGTGAAGTGCCTGTTGGTGCTGTGGTCGTATCGAGTAGCGGGGAAGTGCTCGCGAAAGCTGGTAACAGGGTTGTGGAAACATGTGACCCTACTGCGCACGCAGAAATCCTTGCAATCCGAGCAGCTGCAAAGAAATTTGGTTCGGAAAGGTTAGAAGGCTGTGATCTGCATGTGACTTTGGAGCCTTGTGCTATGTGCGCTCAGGCCATTGCTTTCGCACGTATCAGGCGTATTTATTTTGGTGCTGATGACCCGAAAGGTGGGGGGGTTACGGTTGGTGCTAGAATATTTAATCAGCCAACGACGCACCATAAGCCTGAAATATATGGCGGAATATGTGAGGCAGAGGCATCAGAAATATTAAAGGATTTCTTTGCGTCCAAACGGTGA